GCTGGCGCAGGAAGAAGGCCTCGCCGTGATCCCCTACAACCCGCTGGCCGGCGGCCTGCTCACCGGCAAGCACGCCCTTGGCGCGCCAACCGAGGGCACGCGCTTCACGCTGGGCAAGGCGGCCGAGCGCTATCAGGACCGCTACTGGCACGAGCGCGAGTTCGCCACCGTGGCCGCGCTGAAAGCGGCGGCCGACGAGGCCGGCGTGCCGCTGACCACCGCCGCGCTCGCCTGGGTGCTGGCCAATCCTACCATCACCGCGCCGCTGCTTGGCGCCAGCAGCCCGGAACAGCTCGATGCCACGCTGGCGGCGGCCGAATTCAAGCTCGATCCGGCGTTGAAGGCGCGCTTTGACGAGATCACCGCCGACTACCGGCGTGGCGACGCCACGCGCTGAACGCGGCAAGCCCGACTGGCGCATCACTCCCAGCGCCTGCAAGCTCCCGTGCAGCTCGGCTCCGACCTTGACTCGGGCAGCGGGCAGACGATAGCCCAAGGTGTGATTGGCAAAGCCCAGTCTGCGCGCGTCGATCAGCTCGCGCCCTGTTTGGCCGCTCAGGCCCCGCCGCTCTGCCGCCAACGGCTACTCGGTAGCAGCCGATGACGTGGTTCAGTCGTTCTTGTTCGTAGGTATCCATCTACACGGCGCGGACAACCGCTCAGCGGGCGAACGCCCAACAGGCTTAACCGGCTCGCCACCAGCTGCCATGGCAGCTAAAGAAAAATCAGCCCACCGCGGATTGCCGCAACCGCAGTAATGCCCCAGGGGTCTTGGCGGGCGTCACCACCGGACTGGCCTTCTAGTCCTCGTAAAAGTCAGTTGCCACGTCACGATAGTGCGCCGCTACGATGCGGACGAGACCTAGCCCAACCCTGGAAAGTAATCCGCAATCTGGCGCAGATGCGCTTGTCGTTGAAGAGTCCTCGCGCGATCAATCTGATGACCTACGCCTGCAATTCAAGATGTCAATCAAGTGCTTGCCGAAGAGCAAGGCACTGTCAAAGAAGCGCTGAAGAGTCTGATCATTCAACCAAGCCAAGTGCTGGGATTCGGCTGCTGCACTAGAAGACAACAGCCAGCAACGGGCTGAGCTCCTCACCAAATAAAAGGGTCGTGTCCGCGACCCTTGTTACTTTCAGATATATTACTGAATCTAAACATTACGGAACTAGGGTGTGGCCAACCACCTCCCCATCTATCAAAACATACAACACCTCACCTGGCTCTAATCTATCAGATATTTTCAATGCAATAGATTTTGTGCATTCACACCCATCCTTTGCCTCAGAGCCAATAACAAGAGTTGACTTCCGCTCCTTAGAAGTCGTCAGATATGCCTTATCTAAATCTCCACCACACGACGCATGGGAGGCAAATCCCACAATATACTCGCGGGAGGCTACTTTTTTTATATCCACACCATCTTGGGCGGGCTTCTGATCGCATTCAGTCACACTCAACAGTTGAACGCCCGTCGTCAACGTAAAAGATGATTTCTGGGATTCAACCACATTCTGCTCGGAGCATCCTCCAAGGAGGGTGCTCGCCGCCAAGACCATGCCCGATATTTTCATTGAAGCCTCACGGATTGAACTCACGCCATGTACCTGGCTTACTAATATCAGGCACATTATTCCAATTTGACTTTGGATCAGACGACATGGGTGGGTAAGGGTTGTCAAAATTAGTATTCCATGGAGTTGTCCACGTGCGTTCATCCGGAGCAGTCACAGGAGTTTTGCGCAAATTCGCCAATTGTTCGGCAATTGAATTTTCGCCTTGCCCCGTTCTGCAAGCATCTAACTTTACTGGCTGCTTCGGCTTACATTTTCCTTTAAGAAATTTGTGAAGTGCCTTGGCATTCATGCGATTAACCGAACGTGGACTCCCGTGCGAAATAACCAAGCAAACCTCAGGATCATCAGGAGTATCTTCCGCAGCCTGATAATTAGGATCGCCCGGAGGAAGGAGAATAATCTTCTCTAATCCCGATGGGTCCACGTACTTTAATGGGTTACCGCCCACATACCCATACGTATTAATCCCTCCCTGGAGCCCAATCGGATCGCTCTGGATATACCGCCCAATGCGCGGATCATAGTCCCGGAAGTAGTTGTAGTGCCGGCCGATCTCCTTGTCGAAGTACTGCCCCGGGAAGCGCAGGTTGTACGTCACCTTGATGGTGTCGGCATCCGGGTCTTCGTTCACGTTCCAGTTGCCGAACGCTTCACCGAAAGTCCATTCCCACACCAGCTTGTTGTTGGCACTCGGGTCAGTCAGCTGGCGCGGGGTGTTCAGGTGATCCGCCCACACGTAGTACAGCTTGGGGCTGGCGCCGGCGCCCTGGATAACGGCGACCGGGATGTTGTCCAGCCACACAGTTTCGGTACGGCGTTGGCCGGTGGCGTCGTATTCACCGACGGTCTGGCCGGCTTCGTCATAGGTGAACAGCGTGGTGTCGTTGACCCCATCGCTCTTCTTCACCCGCTGGCCGAGGGCGTTGTAGCTGTATTGCCACCAGATGGTGCCGACCTTGGTCTTGGTGAGGCGGCCGGCGTTGTTGTAGACGTTGGCCCCGCTGTTCACCATGTTGCCGGCGGCATCGTAGCTGTAGTTGGCGGTGGTGGCGCCACTCTGCGACAGCACCCGGTTGCTGTTGGGGTCGTGGTTGAGCTGGGTGACGGCGGTGCCCAGCCGGCGTTCGGTGCGATTGCCGTTCAGGTCGTACTGGTAGCCATAGCTGGTGCTGGTGCCGATGTTGTTCAGCGTCAGCCGGTCCATGCTGTCGTAGCCATACTCGCGTACGCCGGCCGGGGTCGTGCCGGGGTCTTGCTTGGTCAGATTGCCAACGGCGTCATAGCTGTAGGTGTAGGTCTGGGTGGCGGTGGTGATGCCGGCAATCTGACCCTGGTTGTCACCGGGGTGTTTCCGCTGTTTGCCATTGGCCCAGGTCCAGCCCAGCAGGCGGCCATTGGCGCCGTATTGCGCGTTGTTCAGCAGCACCTGGCCGTTGACCTTGACCTCGCTGATCCGGCCATTGCTCCAGCTGTAGTTGACGAGGGTGCCGGAGGGATAGGTGATCTGGCTCAGCTGGCCAGCACTGTTGTAGCCGAGCTGGCTGTTGAGGGCGATGCCGCCGATGCTGCGGTTGACCAGTGCCAGCCGGCCTTGGGCGTTGTAGCCGTAGCTGGTGCTGCCGCTGGCATCGCTGAAGCTGGCGAGCAAGCCGTTGCCATTGGCGGCGGTGTCGTAGGTGAAGCTGTGGGTTTCGTCGACGAAGGCGATCTGCTTCACCCGCCCCAGGTCATCCCGGGTGTAGGTGGCGGTCTTGTTGCGGGCGTCGGTCTTGCTCTTGAGATGACCATCGGCTTCGTGAACATACGTCGTGGTACCGCTATCCGGGCTGACCTGGCGGATCAGGTCGTCGAAGCCGTTGTAGGTGTAGCTGGTGGTGAAGCCTTCGGCATCCTGGACCGAGACCAGGTTGTCGCGGCCGTCATAGCTGAAGGTGATCACCCCGGTATCCGGGTTGGTGATGGTCTTGAGCCGGTTGAGCGCGTCGTAGCTGTAGCTGGTGATGCGGCCCAGCGCATCCTTGCGGGTCTTGCGGTTGCCGTTGGCGTCGTAGGTGAAGGTGGTCTGGTAGCCCTTGGCGTCATACACCCGTTCCAGACGGCCGAGGGCGTCGTAGTCGTAGTAGGTGCTGACGGTGGACTGGTGGGCCGGCAGGGCGGCGTAGACCGCGCTGCTGCCCAGGGCCAGGCCGGCCAGCAACAGGCGGCGGAAGGTGGAAAGCGTCATCGGGAATCCTGATGAAGAGGCGTGTGATGAATGGGGTGCTTGAACAGGCATGGGGGTAGCGTGAGTCGACAGTTGCATAAAGCCCTCACTGCGCCTTCGGCGCGGTGGTGAGGCTCTGCGCCTGGGTCGCCGCCTGCTGCGCCGCGGCCAACACGCCGGCCGGGTCATAGCGGTCTTCGCGCTTGGTATTGCCGGCGTTATCCAGGGTGTAGTCGATCCGGCTGCCATTGCTGTGATCGATGCCGATCAAGCGATGGGCCGGGTCGTAGCGGTACTGCAGCCAGCTCTGATCCGGGAAGGTCACCTTCTCCAGCAAGCCCGTCGGCTTGTAGGCGAACTGAGTCAGTTCACCGCCGGTGGTACGGGTCTTGAGCCGTTGCCGCAGGTCGTAGGTGAAGGTAGTGGTCACGCCATTGGGCGCGATCTGCGTCAGCACATTGCCGTGCGGGTCGTAGCTGGTGAAGCGGGTCACCAGGCCGACCGGATCGGTCACCGTCGCCAGATTGCCCTGGGCGTCATAGGTGTAGCTGGTCACCTTGCCGCGGGCATCGGTGGCGGTCTGCACCAGGCCGTTGGGGAAGTAGCTCCACGCTTCGATCCGGCTGACGCCGTCGGCGGTGACCTGCTTCTGGGTGAGCAGGCCCTTGCTGGGGTCGTAGGTGAAGATGGTGACCCGGCCGGGTTCGGTGACGGTGGCCGGCAAGCGGAAGGTGGGGTGCCAGGTGGTGGTGATGGTGCGGGCCTGCGGCGTGCCCACGGCCTCGGTGCGACTGGTTTCGAGGTTGCGGCTCAGGTCGTAGACGTAGCTGGTGGTCACCCCGTTGAAGTCGGTGCGGGTCTTGATGTTGCCATTAGTGTCGTAACCCAGCGCTGAGCTGGCCGGATCGCAACCGGCGCCACCGGGTTGGTCCTTGCCCGATAACAGCCAAGACCCACCATAGCGGCTGAAGCGGTATGTGCGCACCGATGATAGCGCGTCAGTTTCGGTAGTTATGCGTTCGCCGTCGCTCTCGCTGAAAGCCAGTGTGACCTTTTGTGCTCCACCCGCATGTTCAGACGAGATGGCTTGGCCTGCGCTGTTGTAGCGCCAAGTCGCGTAGCGAATACCGGCTTCGTCAGTAATCCCGCTTAATAAATAAGGGTTGGTCCCATCTTCATAGTGATACTGCCGACTGTATTGATCGGGATAAACTACTGCCTCTAAACGATTTTGGGCATCATAGGCATAGCGAATGGCAGCGCCGGCATTCGGAATGACTTGCGCCAAGCGGAACGGATAGGCGTAGACAAAAACCAAACTATGCCCTTGATCGTCACTTACTTTGTGTAGCAAATGATAGGCATCGTTTTCATACATCAGTTCGATGGCCTGCTTAGGCGTCACGACTTTAATTAACTTGCCATCAGTGTCGTAATATTCTGTATTGACATTATCACTCACGGCGAAGCCATCGTTAGATATTATCATCCGATAAGCCAAACCGAACTGCTGATCGCGCGGAGTGCCATCTTTATCGAAGGCAATGCTTTGACCATCTGCGCGTTCCAGCAGGTAGTAATCCACGCGTGGCGGAAAAAGCAGTGGCTGAGCCGCTCCATCAGGATCAGTATCTGCAAGCTGTGTATTTTCATTGCCCGGCGGCGCGTAAAAACCCAAGGTTTCGGGAGGACTTGGGCTCAACCTCATGACGGGAACCACACGAGAATGATACTGGTGGCGCCAACCTAACCCCAAGCCTAGGTCTTCACCAGCGCTACTATTGAAATAGCGCAGAAGTGCAAGCCCCCCGCCGACATAATCAAGCTCAACCTGAAATTTATTGCCCGTAGCGGTAGCAATAGGATTTCCGGAGCACTGAGATGGCGCACCATTTTGCGGCTGGGCTCGATCCTCACCGTGTATATATGACTGCCGACAAGAGTTGGTTGATCTGCTGATATAACTACCGTAGGGGCATTGGGGCGCACAACTTTGGCTCAATCGACCAAATACGTAGGAAGTTAGACAGGTTCTACGCCAGTTGGAGAGGTGAAATACATGCCCATCCTGCAAACTATACGCCCAGCACTTGCCTGACAAATTAGTTGGATTTTCGGCATAGGCATTTACTGCTGTACCGATCGCCGGTGAAAAACGCCTATTCCATCCATTGCTTGCACCACGGCATGCACCACCTGCGTCGTGCCACTGTCCTCCATCCCCCCAATCTGCTTCATATCGGACATAGTTGAGATCCCACGGCTCAGCCGCAGCGGTAGCTAGGCCCCATATCGCCATTGCAGCGCAGGCCAGAATTCGGCTAATACGCACAGTTTTTCCTTTATTTGCCACTATCATTTGCTCACCGATTTGTTTTGATCGCTAGGCGCGCTCTGCGCTTGGGTGGCTGCTTGCTGCGCGGCCGCCAACACCCCGGCCGGATCGTAGCGATCTTCCTGCTTGATGTTGCCGGCGTTATCCAGGGTGTAGTCGATCCGGCTGCCATTGCTGTGATCGATGCCGATCAAGCGATGGGCCGGGTCGTAGCGGTACTGCAGCCAGCTCTGATCCGGGAAGGCCACCTTCTCCAGCAAGCCCGTCGGCTTGTAGGCGAACTGGGTCAGTTCACCGCCGGTGGTACGGGTCTTGAGCCGTTGCCGCAGGTCGTAGGTAAAGGTGGTGGTCACGCCATTGGGGGCGATCTGGGTGAGCACATTGCCGTGCGGGTCGTAGCTGGTGAACTGGGTGACCAGACCGACGGGATCGGTCACCGTGGCCAGGTTGCCCTGGGCGTCGTAGGTATAATTGGTCACCTTGCCGCGGGCATCGGTGGCGGTCTGCAGCAGGCCGTTGGGGAAGTAGCTCCACGATTCGCTGCGGCTGACGCCGTCGGCGGTAACCTGCTTCTGGGTGAGCAGACCCTTGGTGTTGTCGTAGGTGAAGGTGGTGACCCGGCCCGGTTCGGTGATGGTGACGGGCAGGCGGAAGGTGGGGTGCCAAGTGGTGGTGACGGTGCGGACTTGCGGCGTGCCCAATGCGACTGTGACGCCAGTTGGCAGATTACGGGTCAGGTCGTAGCTGTACTGCGAGGCAATACCGTCCCAATCCTTGACGTCGACCAGATTGCCGTTGGCATCGAAGGTCTGGCTGCGGCTCTTGCTGTCGAACTGCCGGTTCACCACTGTGGGGCGATTGACGCCGAGCACACTACTCAGCGTATAGCTCGATACGGCGCCCAAGGGGTTGGTCACCACGGCAGTAGTCAGTCGCTGTGTGGCCGCATCGCGGGTATAGGCCACGGTATAGCGATCTAGCCCGCCAGCATGCTCGCTCGAAGACGCAAGGCCATCCGTGGTGTACTCCCACTTGGCGAACGTGGTATTCACTTCGTCGACCAGCTCGGACAGCAACGTAGTCAGGGTGGTGCCGCCGACCGTGCGCGACACATAGCGATACTGCCGTTTGCTGGCATCCGGATAGGTCACGGCACTCAGTGCGCCGGCGTTGTATTCGTAGCCGATGGTGCCGCCACCCGGCAGCGACAGCGTCGCTAACTGGCCAGACGGATTGTAAGCAAAGGTCAGGGTGCGATTGGTGTCATCCGCGACGGTCTGCAACCGACCATTGCCGTCGTAGGTATAGGTCAGCGCCCGCCCGCCCAGGAAGGTCCGCTTAATGAGGCGGCCGTTATTGTCGTAGGTCTCGACCACATCATTCGCAGTGGTGTATTGCCAGCCATTGGCCAGTTTTTCCAGTTTGTCCTGGATATCGGCATCGGCGATCCACTCGGTACTGCTGCCCGCCTTGGGTGCAAAGTGGATCAGCACCCCGCCAGGGCGGCGCACATAGAGTTTCTGCGCAGAGACGGAAACCAGACGGAAGTCATGATTGTGCTGCCAGCGCTCGCCCAGCGCGCCGGCATTGGCGCCGACCAACGATGACTGGCTGTCGTAGCTGCGGCTGAAATCGAGCAGGCTATTGCCCGCTGCGCTGTAATCCGATTCGCGCTGCACCTTGCGGCCGGCATTGAAGAAGATGGGGTTGCCACATTGGGCGCTGATTTCGGGAGGAGCACCTGCAGCGGCAAAGAG
This region of Chitinolyticbacter meiyuanensis genomic DNA includes:
- a CDS encoding RHS repeat protein; translation: MRLSPSPPETLGFYAPPGNENTQLADTDPDGAAQPLLFPPRVDYYLLERADGQSIAFDKDGTPRDQQFGLAYRMIISNDGFAVSDNVNTEYYDTDGKLIKVVTPKQAIELMYENDAYHLLHKVSDDQGHSLVFVYAYPFRLAQVIPNAGAAIRYAYDAQNRLEAVVYPDQYSRQYHYEDGTNPYLLSGITDEAGIRYATWRYNSAGQAISSEHAGGAQKVTLAFSESDGERITTETDALSSVRTYRFSRYGGSWLLSGKDQPGGAGCDPASSALGYDTNGNIKTRTDFNGVTTSYVYDLSRNLETSRTEAVGTPQARTITTTWHPTFRLPATVTEPGRVTIFTYDPSKGLLTQKQVTADGVSRIEAWSYFPNGLVQTATDARGKVTSYTYDAQGNLATVTDPVGLVTRFTSYDPHGNVLTQIAPNGVTTTFTYDLRQRLKTRTTGGELTQFAYKPTGLLEKVTFPDQSWLQYRYDPAHRLIGIDHSNGSRIDYTLDNAGNTKREDRYDPAGVLAAAQQAATQAQSLTTAPKAQ
- a CDS encoding RHS repeat protein, with amino-acid sequence MTLSTFRRLLLAGLALGSSAVYAALPAHQSTVSTYYDYDALGRLERVYDAKGYQTTFTYDANGNRKTRKDALGRITSYSYDALNRLKTITNPDTGVITFSYDGRDNLVSVQDAEGFTTSYTYNGFDDLIRQVSPDSGTTTYVHEADGHLKSKTDARNKTATYTRDDLGRVKQIAFVDETHSFTYDTAANGNGLLASFSDASGSTSYGYNAQGRLALVNRSIGGIALNSQLGYNSAGQLSQITYPSGTLVNYSWSNGRISEVKVNGQVLLNNAQYGANGRLLGWTWANGKQRKHPGDNQGQIAGITTATQTYTYSYDAVGNLTKQDPGTTPAGVREYGYDSMDRLTLNNIGTSTSYGYQYDLNGNRTERRLGTAVTQLNHDPNSNRVLSQSGATTANYSYDAAGNMVNSGANVYNNAGRLTKTKVGTIWWQYSYNALGQRVKKSDGVNDTTLFTYDEAGQTVGEYDATGQRRTETVWLDNIPVAVIQGAGASPKLYYVWADHLNTPRQLTDPSANNKLVWEWTFGEAFGNWNVNEDPDADTIKVTYNLRFPGQYFDKEIGRHYNYFRDYDPRIGRYIQSDPIGLQGGINTYGYVGGNPLKYVDPSGLEKIILLPPGDPNYQAAEDTPDDPEVCLVISHGSPRSVNRMNAKALHKFLKGKCKPKQPVKLDACRTGQGENSIAEQLANLRKTPVTAPDERTWTTPWNTNFDNPYPPMSSDPKSNWNNVPDISKPGTWREFNP
- a CDS encoding DUF6531 domain-containing protein; this encodes MFEYGIFRLGNWAWIFPLLLFVSTEMVAAETKYERASCSPTNAVEIRKYNVSQQSAFDLCEAAQRTSSAYSFASGWLEASAGSDTYFREVLFNGRAEGRVSVQLSGRFCSASGTYPLNENINGNCSSIQLDGAPHVYDTVECLDVGASRPAGFPKGKVFKLSRLDVCLQYFDVDLAGWFRTAHKEVSSPDNSRTWETRYSSNTNGNVAIVRFLARGSGLQVPSQSKSCNTASGGSGGNLFAAAGAPPEISAQCGNPIFFNAGRKVQRESDYSAAGNSLLDFSRSYDSQSSLVGANAGALGERWQHNHDFRLVSVSAQKLYVRRPGGVLIHFAPKAGSSTEWIADADIQDKLEKLANGWQYTTANDVVETYDNNGRLIKRTFLGGRALTYTYDGNGRLQTVADDTNRTLTFAYNPSGQLATLSLPGGGTIGYEYNAGALSAVTYPDASKRQYRYVSRTVGGTTLTTLLSELVDEVNTTFAKWEYTTDGLASSSEHAGGLDRYTVAYTRDAATQRLTTAVVTNPLGAVSSYTLSSVLGVNRPTVVNRQFDSKSRSQTFDANGNLVDVKDWDGIASQYSYDLTRNLPTGVTVALGTPQVRTVTTTWHPTFRLPVTITEPGRVTTFTYDNTKGLLTQKQVTADGVSRSESWSYFPNGLLQTATDARGKVTNYTYDAQGNLATVTDPVGLVTQFTSYDPHGNVLTQIAPNGVTTTFTYDLRQRLKTRTTGGELTQFAYKPTGLLEKVAFPDQSWLQYRYDPAHRLIGIDHSNGSRIDYTLDNAGNIKQEDRYDPAGVLAAAQQAATQAQSAPSDQNKSVSK